A segment of the uncultured Desulfobulbus sp. genome:
ACTTAACGCAAAAAAGGTGGATATGCTCCTGACCGATCTCAACATGCCCAAACTAGACGGGATTGGCCTGATTAAGGGCGTTCGCACCTCCAAACTCAACAAATTCATCCCGATAGTCATGCTGACCACCGAATCACAGGACTCCAAAAAAGCCGAGGGCAAAAAAGCGGGCGCAACCGGCTGGATTGTCAAACCGTTCAAACCTGAACAGCTGGTGGCGGTGGTCAAAAAAGTCTTGGGCTAAGAACCGTCACGGGAACAAAAGAGATCTCCAGCGTCCTTTTAGATCCTGTCCATGACCGACGACGAGCACAAGGGTAAAATTATCAGGGTGCTCCAGTAGTTCCAAATTCAGGAGGTTATTTGATGCTCAACATTGCCACAGAACAGGCAGCAGAGAACAAGCTCATCATCCATGTAGGGGGAGAGCTCACCATTGAATCGGTTGCCGAGCTACGCGAGAGCCTGCTTGAAGCCTTTGCTGAGCCCTGGGAAAAAATTCGGGTGGATGGAGCGGGAATAACCAATATGGATTTTTTCGGTTTGCAGCTCCTCTGCTCAGCACACCGCACCGCTGTGAGTCGTCAGAAAGTACTCAGCTGGCACAATGGACGACCTGCATCCCTTGATGAAGTGATGCAGGTTTCTGGATTTACACGGCACTGTGGCTGCAGCCTTTGCCCCGCCGACCAGGACTGCCTGTGGATTTAAGCGCCACCACACCGGCTTTACCACTTCCTTTTCACCAAGGATACGGAACATGTCTGATCAACATATAGAAGTATTCAGGGAAGAGGCTGCAGAATTGCTGGCCTCGCTGGAGACAGCCTTGCTGGATTTGGAGGAATCTCCCCAGGATGAAGAACTGGTGGCCCAGGTTTTTCGGGCCATGCACACGATCAAAGGCTCCGGCGCCATGTTTGGCTTTGATGAGGTGGCCGAGTTCACCCATGAGGTGGAAACGGTTTTTGACCTGGTGCGCAAGGGAGAAGTTCCGGTGACGGCGCACCTGGTCAGCCAGAGTCTTGGCGCCCGTGATTATATTCGTGCGCTCCTGGAAGAGGAAGCCGAGGGAGAGGTTGATCGCAACGAAGGCCAAAGTTTGATGGAAATTTTTCGTTCCATAGCCAAGGAAAGCACGGCCAAAACAGGTGGTCCTCCCCCAGAGGAAAGCGGTTCTCCCATCGAGGTGACCAGCGATACTGAACAACAGCTTGAAGGTGAAGCCACCTACCGCATCCGTATGCGGCTGGCAGAAGAGATCAGCATGAGCGGCACCCGGCCAGAGAGCCTGCTCAAGGAGCTTTCGGAGCTCGGTTCTTGCAAAGTTGTGGCTCAGCCGGAGCTCATTCCTCTGCTGGACAACCTCTCACCAGAACTCTGTTATGTTCACTGGGACATCATCCTCAACACCTCCCGGGGAATCAACGCCATCAAGGATGTTTTTATTTTTGTGGAAGATGACGCGGAAATAAAAATCGACACCATTGATGATGACGACACCGAGGACTCGGACCCCGCGTACAAGCGTATCGGTGAAATTTTAGTTGAGCGCGGCGACATCAGCCAGGAGGAG
Coding sequences within it:
- a CDS encoding response regulator, which codes for MGKTIMTADDSASIRQMVSFTLKQNGYEVVEAVDGQDALNKLNAKKVDMLLTDLNMPKLDGIGLIKGVRTSKLNKFIPIVMLTTESQDSKKAEGKKAGATGWIVKPFKPEQLVAVVKKVLG
- a CDS encoding STAS domain-containing protein, producing the protein MLNIATEQAAENKLIIHVGGELTIESVAELRESLLEAFAEPWEKIRVDGAGITNMDFFGLQLLCSAHRTAVSRQKVLSWHNGRPASLDEVMQVSGFTRHCGCSLCPADQDCLWI